A stretch of Cytobacillus sp. IB215665 DNA encodes these proteins:
- a CDS encoding efflux RND transporter permease subunit, which produces MKISDFSIRRPVFTLVSMLLVIILGFVSLLNIPLKLIPDIKPPIAVVVASYPGANPAEVVEKVTKPLETNLSTLPGLKTLTSTSQESASLTLMEFSWTTSIEDIENEVRSRIDQTQLPDDAGKPSFMKFDPSQFPIIQMSVTANSNDKEELQSLADGLSQELTKIEGIASVNLSGNTIDEIKVELDQDLLQQYSLTQNDIVDLMKAQNISLPGDTILTDGKELTTRVISSITSVDMLKDIAISVDPATGEKVTLGDISEVKVAPQNEDTITRANQEPALLVSVLQQSDANTASVSAAFKEKLDDILGKEKYEDVEAQILFDQGDFIQVAIDNISTTLILGGLFAMVVLFFFLRSVKSPFIIGVAIPYSVILTFVLMYFSDFSLNIMTLGGLALGIGMLVDNSIVVIENIYRHLSMGKDPKEAASHGVKEVAGAITASTFTTIAVFVPVVFITGIIGELFTEFAMTIAFSLFASLVVALTVVPMLASRMLKAPKENKEKVRRESPFMKGLDRAIKWALRRRAVVIITAFVFLGSGLYGITTVGMEFLPKTDEGFFSISVELENGTALTETDKVVEQIENVLADEDDVDVYVSLLGSTQENSFRGTSQGNIAEISVKMKDFDNRERSTFQFVDDVKREIEKEAERVNPTAEVSFNLQSTTGSAPNTLSFSVKDTDKQRLEDAVTKINDELLTIDDVTELTTDLSDTVEEVQMTVDREKAFANGLAPAQIAMAVNNVTRGVNAIRITDENNEIFNVHVSYDKDITSNLDQLKTLLVKKPDGSYIPVEDVADITIGEGPVNIQRINEQNAVQFTLKYSNSTNLSTISSEVDEKIADLDLNDETEITFGGDRDLLESSIDDMVFAFILAIVFVYLVMAAQFESLKYPFVIMFTVPLMVIGVSIGLTVTRVPVSLMAIIGLIVLAGIVVNNAIVLIDYINQKKSDGYKTYDAIVEAVKVRTRPILMTATTTILGLFPLALGLGEGTEMNQPMGITVIGGLISSTFLTLFVIPVVYSFFDKETRRLNKKYATPDGHLIPAYLLDEIHEKPEIKEQAEQLPPVDETIYSEDNLPVVEQKEHKNEDMVNMLENILKIVKDQEEKKNDNLEDDKEK; this is translated from the coding sequence ATGAAAATAAGTGATTTTTCAATTAGGAGGCCTGTATTTACACTAGTATCTATGTTACTAGTTATTATATTAGGCTTTGTTTCACTGTTAAATATTCCACTAAAATTAATACCTGATATTAAACCGCCAATCGCTGTTGTAGTTGCATCATATCCTGGTGCGAATCCAGCAGAGGTAGTTGAAAAAGTAACGAAACCACTTGAAACTAATCTTTCGACGCTGCCTGGGCTAAAGACGTTAACTTCAACATCACAGGAGAGTGCAAGTTTAACGTTAATGGAATTTTCATGGACGACTTCTATTGAGGATATTGAAAACGAAGTCCGCAGTAGAATTGATCAGACACAACTTCCTGACGATGCAGGAAAACCAAGCTTTATGAAGTTTGATCCATCACAGTTTCCAATTATCCAAATGTCTGTAACAGCAAATTCTAATGATAAAGAAGAATTGCAAAGTTTAGCAGATGGACTATCTCAGGAATTAACAAAGATTGAAGGAATTGCAAGTGTTAATTTATCTGGGAATACGATAGACGAAATTAAAGTTGAGCTTGACCAAGACTTACTCCAGCAGTATTCATTAACTCAAAATGATATTGTTGATCTTATGAAAGCACAAAATATTTCATTGCCTGGAGATACGATATTAACTGATGGGAAGGAGCTAACTACTAGGGTTATAAGCTCGATCACATCAGTGGATATGCTGAAGGACATCGCAATTTCAGTAGATCCAGCTACTGGTGAAAAAGTTACTCTTGGTGATATAAGTGAAGTGAAAGTTGCTCCACAAAACGAAGATACAATCACACGTGCAAATCAGGAGCCTGCTTTACTTGTTAGTGTACTACAACAATCTGACGCAAACACTGCATCCGTTTCAGCTGCGTTTAAAGAAAAACTTGATGACATACTTGGTAAAGAGAAATACGAGGACGTAGAAGCCCAAATTTTATTTGACCAAGGTGATTTTATACAAGTGGCGATTGATAATATATCTACTACGCTTATACTAGGTGGACTATTTGCGATGGTCGTATTATTCTTCTTCCTTCGCAGTGTGAAAAGCCCGTTTATTATTGGTGTTGCAATACCGTATTCAGTTATATTAACTTTTGTACTCATGTATTTCTCAGATTTTTCATTAAACATCATGACACTAGGTGGACTTGCACTAGGAATTGGGATGTTAGTAGATAACTCGATAGTTGTTATTGAAAACATATACCGGCATTTATCAATGGGTAAAGACCCAAAAGAAGCAGCCTCTCATGGTGTGAAGGAAGTAGCCGGTGCCATTACAGCTTCAACATTCACAACTATTGCGGTCTTTGTTCCAGTTGTCTTTATTACAGGGATTATCGGTGAATTGTTTACTGAATTTGCAATGACTATTGCATTTAGTTTGTTTGCATCATTAGTCGTAGCATTAACAGTAGTACCGATGCTTGCAAGCCGAATGTTAAAAGCACCAAAAGAAAATAAAGAGAAAGTACGTAGAGAGTCTCCTTTTATGAAAGGTCTTGATCGTGCAATTAAGTGGGCTCTTCGTCGTAGAGCTGTTGTAATAATTACTGCTTTCGTATTCTTAGGCTCAGGACTCTATGGTATTACAACTGTAGGGATGGAATTTTTACCAAAAACTGATGAAGGCTTCTTTTCTATATCGGTTGAGTTGGAAAATGGAACAGCGCTAACTGAAACAGACAAAGTAGTTGAACAAATTGAAAATGTGTTAGCAGATGAAGACGATGTTGATGTATATGTCAGTTTGCTTGGCTCTACTCAAGAAAATTCATTTAGAGGGACTAGTCAAGGGAATATAGCAGAAATCTCTGTAAAAATGAAGGACTTTGATAATAGAGAGCGTTCTACATTCCAATTTGTTGATGATGTGAAACGTGAGATTGAAAAAGAAGCTGAAAGAGTAAACCCCACGGCAGAAGTTTCATTCAATTTACAATCAACTACTGGTTCTGCGCCAAATACACTTTCTTTTAGTGTGAAAGATACTGATAAGCAGCGACTAGAAGATGCAGTAACAAAAATTAATGATGAACTTCTTACAATAGATGATGTAACAGAGCTTACAACTGATTTAAGTGATACTGTGGAAGAAGTACAAATGACAGTTGATCGTGAAAAAGCATTTGCTAATGGCTTAGCACCAGCTCAAATTGCTATGGCTGTTAACAATGTGACACGTGGAGTTAATGCAATTAGAATTACCGATGAAAATAATGAAATATTTAACGTACACGTTAGCTATGATAAAGACATTACATCTAACCTAGATCAATTAAAAACTTTGTTAGTGAAGAAGCCTGACGGTTCATATATTCCTGTTGAAGATGTTGCTGATATTACAATTGGTGAAGGTCCTGTCAACATACAGAGAATCAATGAGCAAAATGCAGTGCAATTTACTTTGAAATATTCAAATTCAACCAATTTGAGTACAATCTCTAGCGAAGTAGATGAAAAGATAGCCGATTTAGATTTAAATGATGAAACTGAGATTACGTTCGGTGGAGATCGAGACCTACTAGAATCTTCAATCGATGATATGGTATTTGCGTTTATTTTAGCGATTGTTTTTGTTTATTTAGTCATGGCAGCTCAATTTGAATCATTAAAATACCCGTTTGTAATTATGTTTACCGTTCCATTAATGGTCATTGGGGTATCCATTGGCTTAACAGTTACTAGAGTTCCTGTGAGTTTAATGGCAATTATTGGTTTAATTGTATTAGCTGGTATTGTTGTTAATAATGCGATTGTATTGATCGATTACATTAATCAGAAGAAGAGTGATGGATATAAGACGTATGATGCAATCGTAGAAGCGGTTAAGGTTAGGACGCGCCCAATATTAATGACTGCTACAACGACTATACTAGGTTTATTCCCGTTAGCACTTGGGCTTGGAGAAGGTACGGAAATGAATCAACCGATGGGTATTACAGTAATTGGTGGGTTAATAAGTAGTACATTCCTGACATTATTCGTCATTCCAGTTGTGTATAGCTTCTTTGATAAAGAGACGAGACGACTGAACAAAAAATACGCTACACCTGATGGTCATCTTATTCCGGCATATTTATTAGATGAAATTCACGAAAAACCAGAAATCAAAGAACAAGCTGAACAATTACCACCAGTTGATGAGACAATTTATAGCGAGGATAATTTACCAGTAGTTGAACAAAAAGAACACAAAAACGAAGACATGGTAAATATGCTCGAAAATATATTAAAGATTGTAAAGGATCAAGAAGAGAAAAAGAATGACAACCTTGAAGACGATAAAGAGAAATAA
- a CDS encoding S-Ena type endospore appendage — MSSCSSSSFCCPVPCDKNFFPEQPIIGIKRCLPVKSVCDGTMVTTIYSAPAHIPDSALASGFISLTNTSRDCTMELTVTDDGGPMMYNLLANGDSIVVEVSQLSLCTIVCTGTNVMDFCTGTFEIDLQYRSFV, encoded by the coding sequence ATGAGTAGCTGTTCTTCAAGTTCCTTTTGTTGTCCAGTTCCGTGTGATAAAAATTTTTTTCCAGAACAACCAATTATCGGAATAAAAAGATGTCTACCAGTTAAGAGCGTATGTGATGGAACCATGGTTACTACTATCTATTCAGCACCTGCACACATTCCTGATAGTGCATTAGCTAGCGGCTTTATTTCACTTACTAATACTAGTAGAGATTGTACTATGGAACTTACCGTAACAGATGATGGTGGTCCAATGATGTATAACTTATTAGCAAATGGGGATTCAATAGTAGTCGAAGTAAGTCAATTATCACTCTGTACAATTGTATGTACCGGTACTAATGTAATGGATTTTTGCACTGGCACATTTGAGATAGATCTTCAGTACAGATCTTTCGTGTAA
- a CDS encoding fumarylacetoacetate hydrolase family protein, which translates to MRFVTAKKADRLFVGTVNKEMTEVLDLNAAEQEAFADKLLPTTLLQCIQLGHKFEERVQQIAKWAKQNNNNVYNLNDVELLAPIPRPSKNVFCVGKNYADHAIEMGSVADIPTDVMMFSKTPTTVIGTNEIILNHRHITNQLDYEGELAVVIGKKGKGISEDEALDYVFGYTIVNDITARDLQARHKQFLLGKSLDTSCPMGPVIVHKSLVKEPNQLNIETRVNDEIRQSANTKQFIFSIEKIISVLSQGTTLEPGDIIATGTPAGVGKGFTPPKFLQPGDVVEVTVEGIGTLSNSIEE; encoded by the coding sequence ATGCGCTTTGTGACGGCAAAAAAGGCTGACCGCTTATTTGTAGGTACTGTTAATAAAGAAATGACAGAAGTGCTAGATTTAAACGCTGCTGAACAGGAAGCTTTTGCTGATAAGTTACTTCCAACAACATTACTCCAGTGTATCCAACTTGGTCATAAGTTTGAAGAACGTGTTCAACAGATAGCAAAATGGGCTAAGCAGAACAACAACAATGTTTACAATTTAAATGATGTAGAGTTGTTAGCTCCTATCCCTCGACCATCGAAGAATGTATTTTGTGTCGGTAAAAACTATGCTGACCATGCGATAGAAATGGGAAGTGTAGCGGATATTCCAACCGATGTAATGATGTTTTCTAAAACTCCAACGACTGTCATTGGTACTAATGAAATCATATTAAACCATCGACATATAACTAACCAGCTCGATTATGAAGGGGAGCTTGCAGTCGTTATCGGTAAGAAGGGGAAGGGCATCTCAGAAGATGAGGCATTAGATTACGTATTTGGATATACAATTGTTAATGATATTACTGCGAGAGATTTGCAAGCGCGGCATAAGCAGTTCTTACTAGGAAAAAGCTTGGACACTTCATGTCCAATGGGACCAGTAATCGTTCATAAATCGCTTGTCAAGGAGCCGAACCAATTAAATATTGAGACGAGAGTAAATGATGAGATACGTCAGAGTGCAAATACAAAACAATTTATTTTTTCTATTGAAAAGATTATTTCAGTACTATCTCAAGGTACAACGCTAGAGCCAGGAGATATTATTGCGACAGGAACACCAGCAGGTGTCGGCAAAGGCTTTACCCCTCCTAAGTTTTTACAACCTGGTGATGTTGTAGAAGTAACTGTAGAAGGAATAGGTACTTTATCCAACTCCATTGAAGAATAG
- a CDS encoding S-Ena type endospore appendage: MTKLVNHNKCSCNYHKTGPKKQDCFIKDEICGNFTMNCGCKDDVWTSPSFPVSGSITVFYESGCAGTLLVNIFSGINKIDTLMIPLACEGKNGNSKSITLKNFNRLEICCLGNCHDKCKACIGRFCLNINYRCM, encoded by the coding sequence ATGACAAAGTTAGTGAACCATAACAAATGTAGCTGTAATTATCATAAAACAGGTCCAAAAAAGCAAGATTGTTTCATTAAAGATGAAATATGTGGCAATTTCACGATGAATTGTGGGTGTAAGGACGATGTATGGACATCTCCTTCATTCCCTGTATCGGGTTCCATTACTGTGTTTTACGAATCAGGTTGTGCTGGGACATTATTAGTAAATATTTTCTCTGGAATCAATAAGATAGACACATTAATGATTCCGCTTGCATGTGAGGGCAAAAATGGAAACTCAAAGTCAATCACTCTAAAAAATTTCAATCGGCTAGAAATTTGTTGCTTAGGAAATTGTCATGATAAATGTAAAGCTTGCATCGGAAGGTTCTGTTTAAATATAAATTATCGATGTATGTAA
- a CDS encoding TetR/AcrR family transcriptional regulator, which translates to MKDKKIFILETAMKLFAQNGYHNTSMQEIAHESGVAKGSLYNYFSSKEELFLSIFKHFYEHFTKQMSEQINDEIKSERDRFIIQIHRQLKEFTKYRDFLQMHMREKAFPERGKIKTYLFQMRIEMYRWYKSRILAIYGDDIRPFAFDLTAMFSGMLVEYLSFLIFDYQKLDLEKLAGYLVDRLDDLVKSVAIKHEVIINEDSIRQYFSHLTNDKYQEIVHMILQMKEIIIDANLSNDDEKHALETLEVLLTQFQNNDESPRVGVVQGLLLFLEKLQIDDLMKYITSIRSLI; encoded by the coding sequence ATGAAAGATAAAAAAATATTCATCCTAGAAACTGCGATGAAATTGTTTGCGCAAAATGGATACCATAACACCTCAATGCAGGAAATTGCTCATGAAAGTGGCGTGGCGAAAGGATCATTATATAATTATTTCTCATCTAAAGAAGAACTGTTTTTGTCAATTTTTAAGCATTTTTATGAGCATTTTACAAAACAAATGTCTGAGCAAATCAACGATGAAATCAAATCTGAAAGAGATCGTTTTATTATTCAAATCCATCGCCAACTAAAAGAATTTACAAAGTATCGAGACTTTTTACAAATGCATATGAGAGAGAAAGCCTTTCCAGAGAGGGGCAAAATAAAAACTTATTTATTTCAAATGCGAATCGAAATGTATCGCTGGTACAAAAGTCGCATTCTTGCTATTTATGGAGATGATATTCGTCCATTTGCTTTCGATTTAACTGCTATGTTCAGTGGAATGCTCGTAGAATATTTATCCTTTCTCATATTTGACTATCAAAAACTTGATTTAGAGAAACTAGCTGGATACTTAGTAGATCGATTGGATGACCTTGTAAAAAGTGTTGCAATTAAGCATGAGGTTATTATTAATGAGGATTCAATACGTCAATACTTTAGTCACCTTACAAATGATAAATATCAAGAAATCGTCCATATGATTTTGCAAATGAAGGAAATAATTATTGATGCAAATTTATCAAATGATGATGAGAAGCACGCGCTAGAGACGTTAGAAGTGTTACTAACGCAGTTTCAAAACAATGATGAATCTCCGAGAGTAGGAGTAGTACAAGGGTTATTGCTTTTTTTAGAAAAACTACAGATAGATGACTTGATGAAGTATATTACATCTATTCGCAGTTTGATATAG
- a CDS encoding S-layer homology domain-containing protein, translated as MFQYTKIFLAFVLVMLSVPMQTVFAQDKPVSAYLPTDLEEDYWAYNEINHFIQADIINGYLNNQDDMEIRPNDNVTRSQFVKILVNAMGLQTNLQGKTFTDVTTDDWFYEYVNVASNLGIVNGKEDGSFAPYEKITRDQLTAMIVRAFESTISFEQSNEKSFTDVTNSYWAYDVIEKASAQGIVKGYDDETFKPRDHATRAQSVVMVYRALNQELANVPTNDEITSLLRSYIENENELSTNQSFNELEQLYINDSLGYYQAQGIAAVESYKSLVKQMKEEVDEFTISADNNFSLSVTTSTDRYVTVQIKDLNYEIKIKNSDLDLDVTSTKNAEGKYYLKKDIQEETWKIYAFSPSAE; from the coding sequence ATGTTTCAATATACTAAAATCTTCTTAGCTTTTGTACTTGTCATGTTAAGTGTTCCTATGCAGACTGTTTTTGCTCAAGACAAACCTGTTTCTGCGTATCTTCCAACTGATTTGGAGGAAGATTATTGGGCATACAATGAAATAAATCATTTTATTCAAGCCGACATTATTAACGGTTATTTAAATAACCAAGATGATATGGAAATAAGACCTAATGACAATGTTACCCGTTCACAATTTGTAAAAATACTCGTTAATGCAATGGGTTTACAAACTAACCTTCAGGGTAAAACATTTACTGATGTCACAACTGACGATTGGTTTTATGAATATGTAAATGTTGCAAGTAACCTTGGCATTGTTAATGGGAAGGAAGATGGCAGCTTTGCGCCGTATGAAAAAATCACAAGAGACCAACTAACAGCTATGATCGTACGTGCATTTGAAAGTACAATATCTTTTGAACAAAGCAACGAAAAATCGTTCACGGACGTTACAAACTCATACTGGGCGTATGATGTCATAGAAAAAGCAAGTGCACAAGGAATTGTTAAAGGGTACGATGATGAAACTTTCAAACCTAGGGACCATGCAACAAGAGCTCAATCAGTAGTAATGGTCTATAGAGCATTAAATCAAGAGCTAGCAAACGTACCGACTAATGATGAAATTACCTCGTTACTAAGATCATATATAGAGAATGAGAATGAATTATCGACAAACCAATCATTTAATGAGTTAGAGCAATTATATATAAATGACTCGCTCGGCTATTATCAAGCTCAAGGAATAGCGGCTGTTGAGAGCTATAAATCACTTGTTAAACAAATGAAAGAAGAAGTTGATGAATTTACAATAAGTGCGGACAACAATTTTTCTTTATCGGTAACAACATCAACTGATAGATACGTTACAGTACAAATCAAGGATTTGAACTATGAAATCAAGATTAAAAACAGTGATTTGGATTTGGATGTAACATCCACTAAAAATGCTGAAGGTAAGTACTACTTGAAAAAAGATATTCAAGAAGAAACATGGAAAATCTACGCTTTTTCCCCAAGTGCTGAGTAA
- a CDS encoding DNA ligase D translates to MIKPMLPTLSFTPPKGEEWTYEVKYDGFRGLLFIDHNECKLMSRNGNNLINQFPEIKSFVESMRLEKIESFLPLILDGELCILDSTIKANFSKIQFRGRLKDQERIKHSLIQAPAHFLVFDLLQYSGKMTTHLPYVKRKEQLYHLFSQLALPTTVTMDKENLIQLISESCHFDSLWNEVQLHNGEGLIAKQIHSKWEAGKRTTRWIKVKNWKIGQFFVTKYEKSNGYFHVGLFREGSIYEIGLFSHGLSPVERATLSQVIQDNKQAETTQFICIQPSICVELKYLEIYNGTIRQPIFSSFLTDLNVNECTWEKLHVVQQLNQPESTTVVQVTNPGKRLWKERFITKHDYLDYLNRISSYMLPFLQNRLLTTIRYPHGIYGEKFYQKNCPAYAPDFVQTFKNEDITYILCNNSETLAWLGNQLAIEFHVPFKDIKSTGPSEIVFDLDPPSRQYFKLAVQAALLMKKIFDQLQLQSFVKTSGNKGLQVYIPLPPNTFSYHDTRLFTRFIANFLIENEPQKFTVERLKKKRENRLYIDYVQHAEGKTIIAPYSVRGNEGAYVATPLFWDEVNHQLKIEHFPMESIIKRVTTKGCPFYTFYQVENKQPFEQILKFLGSNKSLL, encoded by the coding sequence ATGATAAAGCCGATGCTTCCAACGTTGTCATTTACCCCTCCAAAAGGAGAGGAATGGACTTATGAAGTCAAATATGATGGTTTTCGAGGCCTATTGTTTATTGATCATAATGAATGTAAGTTAATGAGTCGTAACGGGAATAATTTAATAAACCAATTCCCTGAAATAAAATCATTTGTCGAGAGCATGAGGCTGGAGAAGATTGAGTCATTTCTTCCTCTCATCTTAGATGGTGAACTATGTATATTGGATTCAACAATAAAAGCTAATTTCTCAAAAATTCAATTTAGAGGCCGCTTAAAAGATCAAGAAAGAATTAAACACAGCCTTATCCAGGCCCCAGCCCATTTTTTAGTATTTGATTTGCTACAATATAGCGGTAAAATGACGACACATCTACCTTATGTTAAACGGAAGGAACAATTATATCACTTATTTTCACAGCTTGCTCTACCTACTACTGTCACAATGGATAAGGAGAATCTTATTCAACTTATTAGTGAATCTTGTCATTTTGATTCCTTATGGAATGAAGTGCAGTTACATAACGGTGAAGGGCTGATTGCGAAACAAATACATAGTAAATGGGAAGCTGGGAAACGAACGACGCGTTGGATAAAGGTAAAAAACTGGAAAATAGGTCAGTTTTTTGTGACAAAATATGAAAAATCAAATGGCTATTTTCACGTAGGTCTCTTTCGTGAGGGTAGCATTTACGAAATAGGTTTATTTTCGCACGGCTTGAGTCCTGTTGAAAGAGCTACACTTTCTCAAGTAATTCAAGACAACAAACAAGCTGAAACAACTCAATTTATTTGCATCCAGCCTAGTATATGTGTAGAGCTAAAATATCTTGAAATCTATAATGGCACTATAAGACAACCAATATTTTCAAGCTTTTTAACGGATTTAAATGTAAATGAATGCACATGGGAAAAGCTTCACGTTGTACAACAGCTAAACCAGCCTGAATCAACTACTGTTGTTCAAGTAACAAACCCAGGAAAAAGATTATGGAAAGAAAGATTTATTACTAAACACGATTATCTCGATTATTTAAACAGAATCTCCAGCTACATGCTTCCATTTTTGCAAAATCGGTTACTAACTACCATCCGCTACCCACACGGGATATATGGTGAAAAGTTTTATCAAAAAAACTGTCCAGCATATGCTCCTGATTTTGTTCAAACTTTTAAAAATGAAGATATTACTTACATCTTATGTAACAATTCTGAAACGTTAGCATGGCTTGGGAATCAACTTGCAATTGAATTTCACGTCCCTTTTAAAGACATTAAGTCAACGGGCCCAAGTGAAATTGTTTTTGATCTTGACCCCCCCTCTAGGCAATATTTTAAACTGGCTGTTCAAGCAGCTCTATTGATGAAGAAAATATTCGATCAATTACAGCTACAATCGTTTGTGAAAACATCAGGAAATAAAGGATTACAAGTATATATCCCATTACCACCCAACACTTTTTCTTATCATGATACACGACTATTTACTCGATTTATTGCAAATTTTTTAATAGAAAATGAACCACAGAAATTTACGGTAGAGCGTTTGAAAAAAAAGCGGGAAAATCGCTTATATATCGACTATGTTCAGCACGCTGAAGGTAAAACAATTATTGCACCATATTCCGTAAGAGGAAATGAAGGTGCATATGTGGCAACGCCTCTTTTTTGGGATGAGGTAAATCATCAATTAAAAATTGAGCATTTTCCAATGGAATCCATCATAAAAAGAGTAACAACGAAAGGCTGTCCATTTTATACTTTTTATCAAGTAGAAAATAAACAGCCATTTGAACAAATATTAAAATTTTTAGGGTCTAATAAGAGTTTATTGTAG
- a CDS encoding DUF11 domain-containing protein: protein MPFITRFSTTTCGAMTFTGNTLGLSQLINQNLAGTRGSIGAFTSLNLGLTVPTFPAGTTLNFTENSSAANLVLPIGSTVLYAELIWGGNYLTDDEDISGSIDNSVMFTDPNLITNPIPPDPATANQPMFTSSGVTKGFYMRSQDVTAFVQAGGGGTYSVAQVPGLVDPSFGSTQDTNHTGWTLAVVYEDVTLPNRSMTLFVGAQGIVNAAQNIDINVGGFITPPVGDVNVNLLISAGEGDAVIPNDQALFGPNAGTLTVLSGPNNPANNFFASQINGDDGMIDMTGTFGTRNPNAFAGTNMDADRQGWDITNISTMNLLPNNQMTAVFRFTSTQDAYMPNSLGIQIDEGDPVLEVEKFVDKTFAVPGEILTYTITITNTGIVIATDVVLTDNVPAGATFIPNSVVINNIPAPGEDPNVGIALDPIPVNATTTVEFKVQVTSSDCFLLNEAIVDFSCGKEAISNQTVSTVCKTCQQKFDSCQCH from the coding sequence TTGCCTTTTATTACTCGGTTTTCAACAACGACTTGCGGAGCAATGACTTTTACTGGAAACACACTAGGATTGAGCCAATTAATAAATCAAAATTTAGCAGGTACGAGAGGGAGTATAGGTGCATTTACTTCACTAAATCTCGGTTTAACGGTGCCAACCTTCCCTGCTGGAACGACGTTAAATTTCACAGAGAACAGTTCAGCTGCAAACCTAGTATTGCCAATAGGAAGCACGGTATTATATGCTGAATTAATTTGGGGTGGAAATTATCTAACAGATGATGAAGACATTAGTGGGTCCATTGATAATTCAGTAATGTTTACCGACCCTAACCTAATTACTAATCCTATTCCACCTGACCCTGCAACAGCGAATCAACCTATGTTTACATCGTCTGGTGTGACAAAAGGTTTCTATATGCGCTCTCAAGATGTTACAGCTTTTGTCCAAGCAGGTGGTGGCGGAACGTATTCTGTAGCTCAGGTTCCTGGTCTAGTTGATCCATCATTTGGTTCAACACAAGATACGAATCACACTGGGTGGACATTGGCAGTTGTGTATGAAGATGTAACACTTCCGAATCGGTCAATGACTTTGTTTGTAGGTGCACAAGGGATTGTTAATGCAGCTCAAAATATCGATATTAATGTGGGGGGATTTATCACTCCACCTGTAGGAGATGTAAATGTCAATTTATTAATCAGTGCTGGAGAAGGAGATGCTGTTATTCCGAATGATCAAGCTTTGTTTGGTCCAAATGCAGGCACCTTAACCGTATTGTCAGGTCCTAATAACCCTGCAAATAATTTCTTTGCTTCACAAATTAATGGGGATGATGGGATGATAGATATGACTGGTACTTTTGGTACGAGAAATCCTAATGCTTTTGCGGGAACAAATATGGATGCTGATCGACAAGGTTGGGATATTACGAATATAAGCACAATGAATTTGTTACCGAATAACCAAATGACTGCTGTTTTCCGTTTTACATCGACACAAGATGCATACATGCCAAATTCATTAGGTATTCAAATTGACGAAGGTGACCCTGTTCTTGAAGTGGAGAAATTCGTTGACAAAACTTTTGCTGTCCCTGGAGAAATCTTAACATATACAATTACGATTACAAATACTGGGATTGTTATCGCAACAGATGTAGTATTGACAGATAATGTTCCTGCAGGTGCAACATTTATTCCAAACAGTGTCGTCATAAATAATATACCTGCACCTGGTGAGGACCCTAACGTTGGGATAGCGCTTGATCCTATACCTGTAAATGCTACTACTACCGTAGAATTTAAGGTTCAAGTAACAAGTTCAGATTGCTTTTTGTTAAATGAAGCTATAGTAGATTTTAGCTGTGGTAAAGAGGCAATTAGTAACCAAACTGTATCAACAGTTTGTAAAACCTGTCAACAAAAATTTGATAGCTGTCAATGTCATTGA